TATGCAACTTGTAATGAgattattttagattttatattttatataattaaccTTTAAGCTTTATACTAAAACAAGTCCTGAcgttataattattaaaaacaatttattgtgttCAGGATAACTTCAACAAGACGTATGCGTCAACTTCGGCTAGCAACTTTGCCAACTACTACTTCATCTACAACCGCAACCAGGTGGCTCAGCACAATGCCCAAGCGGATCGGAATCGCAGCAGTTTTCGCGAGGCGGTGAATCAGTTCTCGGACATTCGGCTGATCCAATTCGCGGCCCTGCTTCCCAAGGCCGTTTCCACGGTGGCTGCGGCGGCCAGTGATCCACCCACCACCCAGATGGCAGCCACCGCCTACGACATCATCAAGGACTTTGGACTGACCGTAGCGGTGGAGGATCAGGGCGTTAATTGCAGCAGTAGTTGGGCTTATGCCACCGCCAAGGCCGTGGAGATTCTGAATGCCGTGCAAACGGTCAATCCGACGCCCGCCTCGCTGTCCGCTCAACAACTAATAGACTGTGCGGGAATGGGCACCGGATGCAGCACTCAGTCTCCCCTGGCCGCCCTCAACTACCTCACCCAGATGGCCGAGTCCTATCTGTATCCGGAGGTGGATTACGTCAACGACAATAGCCTGAAAACTCCGGGCATGTGCCAGCCACCCTCCTCGGTGGCCGTGGGCGTTAAGTTGGCCAGCTATGTGTCGGTGGCCGATAACGATGATGACGCCATCATGCGCTACGTGTCGAACGGATTCCCCGTGATAGTGGAGTACAATCCGGCCACCTTTGGCTTCATGCAGTACTCCAGTGGAGTGTATGTGCAGGAGACGAGGGCCCTCACCAATGCGAAGAGCTCGCAGTTCCTGGTAATCGTGGGCTACGACCACGACGTGGACTCCAATCTGGACTACTGGCGGTGCCTGAACTCGTTTGGAGAAACGTGGGGCGAGGATGGCTACATCAGGATCGTGCGCAGGTCCAACCAGCCCATTGCCAAGAATGCAGTTTTCCCCAGTGCCCTTGCCTAAAAATAACTACTTTCCAAccatatttcaaataaatgactttgactttaaaaaatacatgaTTTTTAGGGGTTATAAACAGGAGAGGGCTTACCAAAAATTAAGTGATCATCCAGAGTCATTAACTGCTAGTTAATGTTATCCTCATGAATATGATCTGAAACTAATCTTTACAATTCATATTTCCAAGACAAACTTTGAGCGAACTTTCCAAAATACTCGTATAGGTTGATCAACTTCAAAtcatactttttaaaatgctgaaaaaaatagtatCGTTCTATTAAGTCtcgtttggtttttgttgtgaaAGCTTATAGCTTTTTGTCTCCATTTATTGAATTtaccattttatttagtttatttattgatttttcatcTACAAGCGGAGCTTTACAGACTTAAATgctaaaaattaacaagttcacattattttctttcttgtttttcgcATCTTTGTTCTGCCCATGAATTTTATTCTATTATTTCtgctgtgtttttttttctgttataGTTTTCTTgcataataaataagtttCCCATTTTGTTGCTATTCGTGTTGCTGTGatataaaaacgaaaagaaataatattgatatatatttaggTATTATATTTATGGTTATAGAATATTCGACTCAGCCAGCGCAGACAAAAGCTTGTTTGTTTGGTGTGTGTTCTTCTTTCTGTAGATTTcttatttgttgtttacttattcgataatttcttttttaagtttcagtAACTTGTTTGAAAACATGTTATTATTCATacttttttcattattatatttcaattgcatttaataatttgaaatatatgtatgtacgttgtgtttgcattttgttttagttcagtttttaatttagaatgTCTTCCCGTCACTTACGAAGCAAAGCTCAATGATATGATTCACGCAGAAAGgtgtgttttaatattttctttattatttaaatacttgttGTTCAGTTTATAAAGTTTGCGTGatcttgtgtttgtttgtttttgtttggatGTGCTTGAGTTGCAATATTTTTGCGATACTttcttaaaacaaactttccaatgaaaacaataaagttgAAATAAT
The sequence above is drawn from the Drosophila gunungcola strain Sukarami chromosome 2R unlocalized genomic scaffold, Dgunungcola_SK_2 000011F, whole genome shotgun sequence genome and encodes:
- the LOC128255349 gene encoding uncharacterized protein LOC128255349, whose amino-acid sequence is MSKLLLCCLLLAASTGWAFNHGQDLTDFHSYMDNFNKTYASTSASNFANYYFIYNRNQVAQHNAQADRNRSSFREAVNQFSDIRLIQFAALLPKAVSTVAAAASDPPTTQMAATAYDIIKDFGLTVAVEDQGVNCSSSWAYATAKAVEILNAVQTVNPTPASLSAQQLIDCAGMGTGCSTQSPLAALNYLTQMAESYLYPEVDYVNDNSLKTPGMCQPPSSVAVGVKLASYVSVADNDDDAIMRYVSNGFPVIVEYNPATFGFMQYSSGVYVQETRALTNAKSSQFLVIVGYDHDVDSNLDYWRCLNSFGETWGEDGYIRIVRRSNQPIAKNAVFPSALA